In a genomic window of Syntrophorhabdales bacterium:
- a CDS encoding universal stress protein, with protein MTAKSILVPTDFSEHSDMALKQALEIAKEGKAKLYLLHVIHEAMHQCAADYCLSDELMRQMENGMTSAAQQNLQKQLAKFPAAKEVEVITEVRRGFPSDEILKEQQEKKIDLIVIAPLGRSGIERFLIGSVTKNVVKEAKCPVLVAK; from the coding sequence ATGACAGCGAAAAGTATTCTCGTTCCGACCGATTTTTCCGAGCACTCAGACATGGCGTTAAAACAGGCTCTCGAAATCGCAAAGGAGGGTAAAGCGAAGCTCTATCTCCTGCACGTGATTCATGAGGCAATGCATCAGTGTGCGGCTGACTATTGCCTGAGTGACGAACTGATGCGCCAAATGGAGAACGGGATGACATCTGCCGCCCAGCAAAATCTTCAGAAACAGCTCGCAAAATTCCCCGCAGCGAAGGAAGTGGAAGTGATTACCGAAGTCAGAAGAGGCTTTCCGTCGGACGAAATACTGAAGGAACAACAGGAGAAAAAGATCGATCTCATAGTGATCGCCCCTCTTGGCAGGTCAGGCATTGAAAGATTCCTCATCGGCAGTGTGACAAAAAACGTGGTGAAAGAAGCCAAGTGCCCGGTGCTGGTCGCGAAGTAA
- a CDS encoding class I SAM-dependent methyltransferase, whose protein sequence is MDWNAEYGKKGKIWGDAPSELACEAVKHLGKRSSGLEGATLLDIGCGYGRDSFYLSDQLNVHVIGIERSANGLALVGKDPKKDKVRFICCDFSDITEMQTFDLLFASNLYHTMRPGDRLMLREKAARLLKQGGYFFLNALSVNDKEEYGKGDIVEGESHSFVKGKYSHFFTERELRQDFGAFLEQELYELEYEEHRNEGRNHHHVSWIIILRKAC, encoded by the coding sequence GTGGATTGGAACGCCGAGTACGGGAAGAAGGGAAAGATTTGGGGAGACGCGCCGAGCGAGTTGGCCTGCGAGGCGGTGAAGCATCTAGGAAAGCGCTCGAGCGGCCTCGAGGGCGCTACGCTCCTTGACATAGGCTGCGGGTACGGCCGCGATTCTTTCTACCTGTCAGATCAACTCAACGTGCATGTGATCGGGATCGAGAGATCTGCTAACGGGCTTGCGCTCGTCGGTAAGGATCCGAAGAAGGACAAAGTGCGTTTTATCTGCTGTGACTTCAGCGACATAACGGAAATGCAAACCTTTGATCTGTTGTTTGCGTCAAACCTTTACCACACCATGCGACCCGGAGACAGGCTGATGTTAAGGGAAAAGGCTGCGCGGCTTCTGAAACAGGGCGGATATTTCTTCCTCAATGCGCTGTCAGTCAATGATAAAGAAGAGTATGGAAAAGGCGACATTGTCGAGGGAGAAAGCCATTCATTTGTCAAAGGGAAATATTCACATTTTTTCACAGAGAGGGAGCTCAGGCAAGATTTCGGCGCCTTCCTTGAACAGGAGTTATACGAACTTGAATATGAGGAGCACAGGAACGAAGGCAGGAACCACCATCACGTTTCCTGGATCATCATTCTAAGGAAGGCCTGCTAG